In the Deinococcus sp. YIM 134068 genome, one interval contains:
- a CDS encoding CinA family nicotinamide mononucleotide deamidase-related protein has product MLLAEIISVGTELLFGEIVDSNAAYLARELAARGVNLHRKSVLGDNLGRVVEALRLALSRADLVLVGGGLGPTDDDLTREAIAAVLGETPEVDPDLLAWLEGLFTSRGRTMPEINRKQAWLIPSSEALPNAVGTAPGWFVRTEGKIIVALPGPPREMQRMWRDQVLPRLPQPEQALSAVTLHTQGIGEGNVAELLGDLTRQANPSVATYARRTGVDVRVAASAPTADDAQTLAAPVLERVRRDLARWTWGEDGDTLAGAVTRALNGRTLGVIEAGSGGALSLLLADEPGFLDAAVTGDHARLITLGLTPVTLNTSGVVSEAGARELAAGAREHLGADVGLAVVTATQGPHAGHTHVALSAEGTERVSSLNWPGDAAQIRERASVAALALAYRALRPGGWSA; this is encoded by the coding sequence ATGCTGCTAGCAGAAATTATCAGCGTGGGGACGGAGCTGCTGTTCGGCGAAATCGTCGACAGCAACGCCGCTTACCTGGCGCGGGAACTCGCGGCGCGCGGGGTGAACCTGCACCGCAAGAGCGTGCTGGGCGACAACCTCGGGCGGGTGGTGGAGGCCCTGCGGCTGGCCCTGTCCCGCGCCGACCTCGTGCTGGTGGGCGGCGGCCTCGGCCCGACCGACGACGACCTGACGCGCGAGGCCATCGCCGCCGTGCTGGGCGAGACGCCCGAGGTGGACCCCGACCTCCTCGCGTGGCTGGAGGGCCTGTTTACCTCCCGTGGCCGCACCATGCCCGAAATCAACCGCAAGCAGGCGTGGCTGATCCCCAGTTCCGAGGCCCTGCCCAACGCGGTCGGCACGGCACCGGGGTGGTTCGTGCGGACGGAAGGAAAGATCATCGTCGCCCTGCCCGGCCCGCCGCGTGAGATGCAGCGGATGTGGCGCGATCAGGTCCTCCCCCGCCTGCCCCAGCCGGAACAGGCCCTGTCCGCCGTCACCCTCCACACGCAGGGCATCGGGGAGGGCAACGTGGCGGAGTTGCTGGGCGACCTGACGCGGCAGGCCAATCCCTCCGTCGCCACCTACGCGCGCCGGACCGGGGTGGACGTGCGCGTGGCGGCGAGTGCGCCCACTGCCGACGACGCGCAGACCCTCGCCGCCCCCGTGCTGGAGCGCGTGCGGCGCGACCTCGCCCGCTGGACGTGGGGGGAGGACGGCGACACGCTCGCCGGGGCCGTCACCCGCGCGCTGAACGGGCGCACCCTCGGCGTCATCGAGGCGGGGAGCGGCGGTGCCCTGTCCCTGCTCCTTGCCGACGAGCCGGGCTTCCTCGACGCGGCGGTGACGGGGGACCACGCCCGCCTGATCACGCTGGGGCTGACGCCCGTGACGCTGAACACCTCCGGTGTGGTGAGCGAGGCGGGAGCGCGCGAACTCGCGGCGGGTGCCCGTGAGCATCTGGGTGCCGACGTGGGTCTCGCCGTCGTGACTGCGACGCAGGGACCGCACGCCGGACATACCCATGTCGCCCTCAGCGCGGAGGGGACCGAGCGGGTGAGCAGCCTGAACTGGCCGGGGGACGCCGCGCAGATTCGGGAACGTGCCAGCGTCGCCGCCCTCGCCCTTGCGTACCGCGCGCTGCGTCCGGGGGGGTGGAGCGCATGA
- the dnaX gene encoding DNA polymerase III subunit gamma/tau gives MSAIYQRARPIRWDQVVGQEHVKDVLRAALEQGRVGHAYLFSGPRGVGKTTTARLIAMTANCTGPLPKPCGDCESCLSVRAGSHPDVLEIDAASNNSVDDVRDLREKVGLAAMHGGKKIYILDEAHMMSRAAFNALLKTLEEPPAHVIFILATTEPEKIIPTILSRCQHYRFRRLTPEEIAGKLADLAGREGMRAEPEALHLIGRLADGAMRDGESLLERMLAAGSGITRAGVEEALGLPPGERVRALASALVLGDAGGAIQGAAALYREGFAARTVVEGLVSALADALHAELGLEGERLEGADVPRLLKLQAALDEQEARFARSADGLSLELALTHALLAADVGTGTGVTAVSAPTSSASVPADVTQRLGRLEREVAALRSAGVQAPATNEVPTFDPGARRAPAQPATDTPAPTRAATPPPAAPVQQGNWADVVRQATMQLRAFLKPARTHAEAGYVSLTYDEKSAFHARQVVSKFDEVAALVLKVFGPVTFELIAPEGGRKVRLGGNGGGGGPDGPTTPGPSAPPPPAPTPREAAPPNPLPAFDPAPRPRAQRGPDFAPLSSTPAQPQPQPSRTPPRASAATLDPPAEAAPLRPAPPPSPDDVAPAPLPDTPPAPWEEEHAADPPPAPADAQAGDRVPPPGARDDLYIVEAVTEEPDWGEIGGAVEGPPPSLDAARFAGVVPERPAPPPRPAPRPAQPAAPANARPGDIRAHPMYEEIRGRFSGRVREIGKNRNPQPTAAAEGDDEGEGEATPPAIV, from the coding sequence GTGAGCGCCATCTACCAACGCGCCCGCCCCATTCGCTGGGATCAGGTCGTGGGGCAGGAACACGTCAAGGACGTGCTGCGCGCCGCGCTGGAGCAGGGGCGGGTCGGGCACGCCTACCTCTTCTCCGGGCCGCGCGGGGTGGGGAAGACGACGACCGCCCGCCTGATCGCCATGACGGCGAACTGCACCGGGCCGCTGCCCAAGCCCTGCGGCGATTGCGAGTCGTGCCTGAGCGTACGGGCCGGGTCCCACCCCGACGTGTTGGAGATCGACGCGGCGAGCAACAACTCCGTGGACGACGTGCGCGACCTGCGTGAGAAGGTGGGTCTGGCGGCCATGCACGGCGGCAAGAAGATTTACATCCTCGACGAGGCGCACATGATGAGTCGGGCGGCCTTCAACGCGCTCCTCAAGACGCTGGAGGAGCCGCCCGCCCACGTCATCTTCATCCTGGCGACGACCGAGCCGGAGAAGATCATCCCCACCATCCTCTCGCGCTGCCAGCACTACCGCTTCCGCCGCCTGACGCCCGAGGAGATCGCCGGGAAGCTCGCGGACCTTGCCGGGCGCGAGGGGATGCGGGCCGAGCCGGAGGCGCTGCATCTCATCGGGCGGCTGGCCGACGGGGCGATGCGCGACGGCGAGAGCCTGCTGGAGCGGATGCTCGCGGCGGGGTCGGGTATCACGCGCGCCGGGGTGGAGGAGGCGCTGGGCCTGCCGCCGGGCGAGCGGGTGCGGGCGCTGGCCTCCGCCCTCGTGCTGGGGGACGCGGGCGGGGCGATTCAGGGGGCGGCGGCCCTCTACCGCGAGGGCTTCGCGGCGCGCACGGTGGTCGAGGGGCTGGTCTCCGCCCTCGCGGACGCCCTGCACGCCGAACTCGGGCTGGAGGGCGAGCGGCTGGAGGGCGCGGACGTGCCGAGGCTGCTCAAGTTGCAGGCGGCGCTGGACGAGCAGGAGGCGAGATTCGCGCGCTCGGCGGACGGCCTGAGCCTGGAACTCGCCCTGACCCACGCGCTCCTCGCCGCCGATGTGGGCACAGGGACGGGTGTGACGGCGGTTTCGGCCCCCACCAGTTCGGCCAGCGTGCCCGCTGACGTGACGCAACGGCTGGGGCGATTGGAGCGGGAGGTCGCGGCGCTGCGTTCTGCTGGCGTTCAGGCTCCCGCCACCAATGAGGTGCCCACCTTCGATCCGGGGGCACGCCGCGCGCCTGCCCAGCCCGCCACGGACACCCCCGCGCCGACCCGCGCTGCAACCCCACCCCCCGCCGCGCCCGTGCAACAGGGCAACTGGGCCGACGTGGTGCGGCAGGCCACCATGCAACTGCGCGCCTTCCTCAAGCCCGCACGCACCCACGCGGAGGCCGGGTACGTCAGCCTCACCTACGACGAGAAGAGCGCCTTCCACGCCCGGCAGGTGGTGAGCAAGTTCGACGAGGTGGCTGCTCTGGTCCTGAAGGTCTTCGGCCCCGTCACCTTCGAGCTGATCGCGCCGGAGGGCGGGCGCAAGGTCCGGCTGGGGGGGAATGGTGGAGGGGGTGGACCGGACGGGCCGACCACGCCGGGTCCATCGGCCCCACCTCCGCCCGCGCCGACACCGAGGGAGGCCGCGCCCCCCAACCCCCTCCCCGCCTTCGACCCGGCCCCGCGCCCACGTGCTCAGCGTGGACCAGACTTCGCGCCGCTGTCGTCCACGCCCGCTCAACCACAGCCTCAGCCGAGCCGAACGCCTCCCCGTGCGTCGGCGGCCACACTTGACCCGCCCGCCGAGGCCGCGCCCCTCCGTCCCGCCCCGCCCCCCAGCCCGGACGACGTGGCCCCGGCACCTCTGCCGGATACCCCACCCGCACCCTGGGAGGAGGAACACGCCGCCGACCCGCCGCCCGCGCCCGCCGACGCGCAGGCGGGGGACCGGGTGCCGCCGCCCGGCGCGCGGGACGACCTGTACATCGTGGAGGCCGTGACCGAGGAACCCGACTGGGGTGAGATCGGCGGCGCGGTGGAGGGACCACCCCCCAGCCTGGACGCCGCGCGCTTCGCGGGGGTGGTGCCCGAGCGGCCCGCCCCTCCGCCCCGCCCCGCCCCACGCCCGGCCCAGCCCGCCGCGCCCGCGAACGCCCGCCCCGGCGACATCCGCGCCCACCCCATGTACGAGGAGATTCGGGGCCGCTTCTCGGGCCGGGTGCGCGAGATCGGCAAGAACCGCAATCCCCAGCCGACCGCCGCCGCCGAGGGGGACGACGAGGGTGAGGGGGAGGCGACCCCTCCGGCTATCGTTTAA